The genomic stretch CATTTTACAAAATATGATAGACAGAAAGAAATATCTAGTGAAGTATCATTAATTAGAGCTCATATCAAAGATAAAATTATAAATAACATAGAACTTCTAGGGAAAGAAAGAATCCTAAAGTTAACCTTCATGGATCGACTTATGTACATAGAGTTATTACCCAGAGGTCTTTTAGTTATAACTGATTTAGAAAATAGAATCTTATTTGCTACTGAATATAAGGAATTTAAAGATAGAGTAATAAAACCAAACGTAATATACGCTCCACCACCCCCTCCTCCGCCTTTAACAGATGAAGAAATTGATAAATTATTAAAAAAAGGTAACTTATCTAGGATTTTAGGAGTACCTCAAGAGATAATTGAAGCATTAGAAATCTCGGTTTTAAACAAACAAGAATTAGATAATGCAATTCTAAAAATTAAGAAATTAGAAGAGGACATAGAAAAAGGAAACTTTAACAAATGTCTAATCCCTAATTTGACTGTATTACCCTTAAAATTCGATTCTTGCATAGAAAAAGATAACTATAATGACGCATTAGACGAGTTCTTTACTAATGAGGAAAAAACAATTATAAAAAGTGAAACAGATAAAAAATTAGAGGAAGAAAAGAAAAAGTTAGTTAAAACAATTGAGGAAATAGAAAATGAAATAGAAACATATAAGAAAGAAGAATATAAATATAGAAATATTGCCAATATTTTAATAGCAAACTACCAGAATATAGAAAATGAGATAAATAAAAATCTTGGTAAAAATATTATCAAAATAAAGCTTAATGAGTACGAGATTGAATTAGATCCGAAGTTATCGGTATACAAAAATGCTTCAAAGTATTTTGATATTGCTAAAGAATACGCAGAAAAAATAAAGAAGGCTGAAGAGACTTTAAATAATCTTAAACAAAAACTAAAGGAACTTGATAAGCAAATAGAAGAAAGAACTGAAGAAATAAGAATTTCACTAAGAAAAAGAGAATGGTATGAAAAATATAGGTGGAGTTTCACAAGAAATGGTTATCTGGTGATAGCAGGAAGAGACATAGATCAAAATGAAAGTTTAGTTAGAAAGCTATTAGAACCTAAAGATATTTTTCTTCATGCAGATATTCAAGGAGCCCCTGCTACTATAATAAAGACTCAAGGAAATAACGTAACAGAAGATGATATTAGAGATGCGGCTGTGATTGCAGCATGTTATTCGAAAGCATGGAAAGTCGGAATGGGGGCTATAGATGTATTCTGGGTAAATGGAGATCAAGTAAGCAAATCTCCGCCCAGCGGAGAATACCTTAAGAAAGGGTCTTTTATGATTTATGGTAAGAAGAACTTTATAAATAACGTTAAGATGCAACTATTTCTTGGTTTAACCGAAGATTTTAAGGTAATCGTAGGTAGTGAAGAAGTAGTTAAGAAGTATAGCGGTTTTAATATTTTTATTCTCCTTGAACCTGGCGATGAGGATCCTAGTAAATTGTCTGCAAAAATAATTAAAATTTTACAAGAAAAATTAAAATTAAAAGGTTTACGAACATTACAAGATGATATAATAAGATCCCTTCCCGGTAAAAGCAAAATAGTAGCAATAAAGAATAAAACTTAGGATTTGTAATATTAAGTAAATATTATGGCTGTTTTAACATTAGCAGAAAGAGCCTCTCTAGTAGGATCTCTTGATTATAAAGTTTTGAGAACTATTTACGAATTGAATTCTAGTTATGAATATGTTCCATATTCGATAATAATAAACAAACTAGGATTACTAGAAAGAGAACTTAAAGAGGTTCTTCTAAAATTATACAATCTAAAGCTCGTATCTAAAGAAAGAGTATTGAAAGAAATAGGATACAGAATTACTTTCACCGGTTTAGATACCTTGGCAATTAAAAAATTATATGCTAGTAAAGTACTAAATAAATTAGGAATAATAATAGGTGAAGGAAAAGAAAGTAATGTTTACTTCGGATATGATTTCTCAGATGAAACAATAATAGTAAAATTCCATAGAGTAGGCAGAACTAGTTACAAAAATATAAGAAAAATACGCGGAATAAAATATAAAGAAGATTGGATAAAATTAACAATAGAAAATGCTGAAAGAGAATTTAGTGCACTAAGTTGCCTTATTAATAACTATGCCAATGTTCCTAAACCACTAGGTCAAGCTTACAATGCTGTTGTTATGGAATATATTCAAGGTAACGAATTATATAGAACCAATTTGAATAATCCAGAGGAAGTGTTAGAAGAAATAATCTCTAATGTCAGAATTGCATACCAATACTGCGGCAAATTAGTACACGGGGATTTAAGTGAATATAATATATTAATAAGAGAGGATGGTAAGCCATATATTATAGATTGGCCCCAATGGAAAAAAGATGATGAAGACTTATTATTTAGAGATCTAACAAACATATTATATTACTTTAATAAAAAATACGAAATATATAAAGATATTGATCAAGTAATAAATTATATAAAGGGGGAATAATGCGGGTATTAGGTGTAGATATAGAACCTGGAAAAAGCCCTAATTCCTCTCAACCACCTTCTTATGCAGTAGTAATTATCAATGAAAAAGGCGAAATTGAAGAAAAATATGAAAATATAGGCATTGGTAAACTTATACGAATCATATGGGAAAAGAGACCAGAAGCTATAGCAACTGATAATATATATGAACTAGCATCTAATGAAAAACAATTAATTAAATTATTTTCTTTATTACCGGATAATTTACAAATAATACAGACTACGTATATAAATGGACAATTTAAAGATATAAGAGAAGTAGCTAGGGAGAATGGCATAGATATTCAAGGAAAAACTAACCCACTAAAAACAGCATACTTAGCAGCGCTTTTGGCCTTAAAAGGTCTCGGTACACCGATTAAAGCAATAGAAAATAAAACAAAGATTATTGTAAGTAGAGGTAGAGCTCTTGGCCCTGGAGGAATGAGTAGTAATAGGTATAAACGACATATTAGGGGACTAGTATTAAGAGTTATGAAAGAAATCAAAGAAAAATTAGATAAAAATGGTTTTGATTATGATTATACTATAAAGAGAACGAAGGCTGGCATAGAAAAAGCTGTATTTATTGTATATGCTCCTCGTCAAAGCTTAAATGGAATAATTAAAAAAATGAAAGGACACGACTTAGTAGTTGATATAAAACCGATATTCAAAAGTAAGATTGAATTTGTAGATAAGGAAAAATTCTCAAGAAAACCAGTTATAGTCGGAATAGACCCTGGTATTGAAGTAGGAATATCTATAATTGACCTTTATGCTAATCCGGTATATCTCGATAGCAAAAGAAATATTGACAGAGAAGAAATTATTAATATAATAAGACAAAACGGGAAACCAGTATTAATAGCTACTGATGTAAACCCAGTGCCAGACACAGTGAGAAAAATAGCTGCACAGCTTAGATGCAAAATCTATGAGCCAGAAAGACCTTTGTATATAGATGAAAAAATGGAGTTAGTTAGTAAGTTTTCCGAAATACACAAAATTAAAATTGATGATCCTCACATAAGAGATTCGCTATCTGCAGCATTAAAAGCATATTATGATTTTTCCCATAAATTGAGGCAGATTGAAGGTTTTCTTGGAAGATTAGATTTAGATATAGAAGAAGATAAGATAATTGAATGTGTAATTAACGGAAATACGATAAATGAGTGTATTGAGAAAGAAATTGAAAAAGAAGTTACAGTTACAACACGAATAGAACAGCCTAAAGCCACAGAAAATAAGCAAACAACTAATTTTCCTCACTCACATAATAATGAACTGCTTGAATATAAGAAAGAAAATGAGAGATTAAAAAGATATATAAAACAACTGTTACAATACAAAGAATATCTAGAGCATAGAATAGACGAAATAAAAGCCTCAATAAACATAGAAGTAGAGAAAGATAGAAGAGTATATGAACTTCATACTATAATAAGTACTTATTTAAAGCAGATTGAGTCATTCAAAGTTCAAATAGAAAATAAAGAAAAAGAAATATCAAAATTAAAAGAGATAATAAGAGGTCTAATCTATGGAGATAAGGTCGCATTACATAAATCGCAATTGCCACCCTACTTTAAAATAGAGAAAAACAAGATTATATTTATAGACCAAGAAATTAGCATTGAGGTATTAGATTTAATCATAGATGATTATGTAATATTAGAAAAAACTTTGTTAAGAGACTTAGAACTGTTAAATAAAGAGAGACTGATGAATATAGATACAAACATAGATCTTAAAAGAATTATTGATGAATATAGGAAACAACGTTTTAGAACAACATAACTTTATTTTCTAATATTAGATCTGATATTTTAGTTATAGAGCCCAATATCTCATCAGATATTCCTTCAATTTCTCTTTTCATTTCAGCAGTCAAACTACCACTTTCTGTGGTCACCTGGACATTTGCTATTAAAGGATCATCTATAGGCCTACCAATTTGGCCTAATACCTCAACCTGGACATTCTTAACTCCTTTAACTTCAGTAGAAACTTTTTGAGCAATTAGATTAGCGACTATATTGTATATTTTTCCTACATGATTAACGGGATTCTTTCCAGCAGTAGCTTCTAATGACATAGGCCTCATTGGTGTTATTAAACCAGTAGCCCTATTACCTCTTCCAGTCATACCATCGTCTCCATGTTCAGCTGATGTCCCTGTTACAGTCAAATACACAATTCCTTTATCTATTTTATCTCCAGTATTTATGTTGACTTTTACATCATAATTTGGTACAAGCTTACTCGCTAGATTTAAGATAGCTTGTTTTGCCTCTTCTTTTATAGCAATATAATGATTTAAATCGCTTACTAATTGACTTATAACAGCCATTGCAATAGTTAATTCAATTGTTTTACCTTTTCTTAATCCCATAACTTTTATATCTTCCCCTATTTCGGGTATTTTTGCTTTCATTTCCTTAGAGTTAAGATATCTTTCTGTTTGATAGACTAGATTTTCTAATTTTGAATATGGTGCAAAACCTACTCCAAAACTAGTATCATTCGATAAGGGAACTGATTTCTTAGCTACCTCAAATATTCCCACTAAATCACTTGAACCTTTGCCTATCTTATAGTCAACTATAACATGTTTTTCTGGGTCTAAATATCTAAAATGTTCTTTAATCCATTCCTTAACACTTTCAATAATAATAGTTCCAACCGGTATGCTTTCAATTCCAGACTCGGTCTTTACTTCAGTCGTAGCTCTTCCAGCTACAATAATATAAATCGGTTGTAAAACTTCTCCTCCTTTAAATCTAGGTGATGCTTGTCCTCCAACCACCAATGTCTTATCTAAATTATGATGAAGTATTGTACCATATCTTTTCAGATAATAGAGAGATAATTTTCTACTTGCTTCTTCTGAGGCGGAATCTGCTATGTAGTCTGGATGACCAGTACCTTTGCGCTCTACAAGCTCTACTTCTAACGAATCTATATCAACCCAATGGCTTAACTGCACGTTTATGTTTCTCATTAGAATACACTCACCGATGTATTCTTATAAAATTATTTTCCCATTAAGGCTTCGTAATCAACACTTATGAAAAGTATATTGCTACCTCTTATTAGAACTCTTCCGTATTTTGCAACAGGTTCAGCTGTACCTTCTCTTGTCTCAATACAGTCTCTCAGTACTAAATTCATCGTACCGTCACTTTGTTCTAATCTTCCAACGTATTCTGATCCATCTTTAAGTTTCACTAATACAATTTTATTTGTTGCAGTTTTTAAACTCTTTAATGGATTTTCTATCTTTGCTTGCACTATAGTCATCCTCATTTTCTTTTCTGTTACTGACTAATATAAAAGGGTTCTTGTCTCTTAGCCACATCCTTTTTAAAGGGAAAAATTTATAATTTATAAAAACGTGGAACTAACAATATCAGACCCAGAAGATATATTAAAGATTTCTAGAGCTTTATCAGTAATATCAAGAATAAATATATTAAAACTAGTAGCTGAAAATGAAATGAGTATTACTGAATTAAGTGAAGTATTACACATGACAAAAGCTAACATTAGTATGCATATTAATGAGCTAGAAAACTCTGGATTAATTGAAATAACTTATAAAAACGGAATAAAAGGTATAAAAAAGATTATAAAAGCTAAATATGATAAAATTATTATTAATTTAAACTCCGGCAGCAGCTCTAAGGAAACCTATAAAGACGGGTGAAGGAGCTAAAGGTCTACTTTTATATTCTGGATGACCTTGCAAGCCTAGGAAGAATTTATGATTCTTAAGCTCAATCATTTCTACTAGATCATTCTCACTTACACCAGATATTACAAGACCACCTTTCTGTAAAAGATCTGCATATTCTGGGTTTACTTCATATCTATGCCTATGCCTTTCATATACTTCTGTATTTCCATAAATTCTATAAGCCAAAGTTCCTTCTTTAATGATTACCTTTTGAGAGCCCAACCTCATTGTGCCTCCAATTTGTACAACTTTCTTTTGCTCGTCTAATAATGTGATTACTGGATGAGGTGTATTAGGATCAACCTCAGTAGTATGAGCTTTTTCTAGTCCTAACACATTTCTTGCAAATTCTACTACCGCTAGTTGCATACCATAGCAGATACCAAGGAACGGTACATTATTTTCTCTCGCATATTTAATTGCAAGAATTTTCCCCTCTACTCCTCGTGAACCGAATCCGGGTAGAACTATTATTCCATCAACAGATCTCAATTTATCAATGGCTTCTTTTGAATTCTCTATATCAGTAGATTCTATCCAAACTAGAACAGGCTTAATATGAAGCTTAGCAGCTGCGTGATAAATCGCTTCCTTAATACTGATGTAGCTATCTTTAAGCTTTGTATACTTCCCCACAAGAGCAATTTTTACTTCTTTATCCGCTGTCTTTAAATTATCTATGAATTGAATCCATTCAGATAGATTAGGCTGATTATCTGGCAAGTTAAGTTTATTTAAAATCTTACTTGCTAAGCCTTGTTTTTCTAGAATTAGAGGAACTTCATAAGTCATATTAACATCATAGTTAGAAAAGATATATTCTGGTTTCACATTCGTAAACAATGCAATCTTCTTCTTTGTCTCTTCATCTAATGGAACTACAGATCTAGCAACTATAATATCTGGCTGTATTCCTATTCTTCTTAATTCTTGTACACTATGTTGTAAAGGTTTAGTTTTTATTTCTTCAGTTACTTTAAGGAATTCGACTAAGGCAACATGAACAAAAACTACATTTCCTTCTTCCTCTTCTAGTTTTAATTGTCTTACTGCTTCTAAGAATGGTAAACCTTCTATATCTCCAACAGTTCCACCTATCTCCACGATAGTAATGTCAGCATTTGCCATATTAGAAGCATATCTTATCATACTCTTTATTTGATCCGTAACATGAGGTATGATTTGAACTGTTTGACCTAAATATTTTCCTTGTCTCTCATTCTTTATAACTTCAAAGTAAACCTTACCAGCAGTAATATTATTGTAACTATACATATTAATACCAACAAATCTCTCATAATGACCTAAATCTAAATCTGTCTCTGCACCGTCCTCAGTTACAAATACTTCACCATGCATATAAGGATTCATTGTACCCGCATCAACATTAATATATGGATCTACCTTAACCATAGTTACCTTATATCCTCTATTTTTTAAAAGTAATCCTATAGAAGCAGCTAACGTACCTTTACCAACACTTGATAATACTCCTCCAGTAATTATAATATATTTCGTCAATCGGAAATCACAGCTAAAAATATCACACAGTGAGTTTTAAAAATCATTTGTTAACTTTTATGTAGAAATACCTATTGGTGGAATGATGGAATTACTGGAAAAATTATTAAAAAGTAAAAATTTACAAGTAGCATTGGATTTTATTGATTTAAAAAACGCAGAAGAAATTGCAAAACAATCTATCGAAGCTGGAGCAGATATATTAGAAGTTGGGACACCTTTAGTTAAGTCTTATGGCATACAAGGAATAAGAAGAATAAGGGAAATTGCAAAAGAAAGAATTGTTTTAGCTGACACTAAAACTGCAGATGCTGGTGATGTAGAGGCTGAAATAGTTCATCTAGGAGAAGGTAATATTATGACAGTCCTTGGAATTATGGATGATGCTACAATAGAAAGTGCAGTAAAGAAAGCACATGAATATGGAATTCTAGTCCAAGCAGATCTCATAAACGTGAAAGATATTCTAAAGAGAGCAGAAGAAATTAAACAATTAGGAGTAGATATAATAGGGTTGCATGTAGGATTAGATGTGCAGAAAAAAAGAGGTATTACTATAAGAGATTTAAAGAACGAAATAAGAAAAGTTAGCGAACTGGGAGTAATAGTATCAGTTGCTGGTGGTTTAAATAAGAATAATATTGTTGACCTTATAGATTTGCCTATAAATATTTATGTTGTTGGTGGAGCAATAACAAGAGCGAAGAATCCGTTAGAAGAAGCTAAGCAAATCGTTAAAATAATTAAGGGGTAAAATAAGAATTATAAAGGAGTGATTAAATGTCTCAACCGGGACAGTCTAAATCAAAAGAGCTTAAACTCACATCTAAGCAAGTATTTACTCCAGATTCTTTAAAAGATGATAAAAGAAAAATTAAATTACTGTATCTAATAAAAACCTTAAATGGAGCCTCAGAAAAAGCACTAACTATTGGTTTATATGAGCTAAAACAGAAAGGATTGGATTTAGGATATCAATTTAATGTAATTGGAAATAATGTTTTTAGCCCAATGATAAAAGAAGATATCACAGCACTATTATATGTTGGATATATAGAAAACGATCCGCAAAGTAAAAAATTGAAATTAACTTCTAGTGGTCAAGAATTCCTAGATAAACAACAGATTGAAGACGACTTCAAAAATAATTTAGCACAGCTTTTAAGCGATATTAAAATGAAGATAAATGCAATAGACGAAGAAAATAGGCTTAAAAATAAAAGAAGATAATACTTTATTTCACATTGTCATGAACGTTCCTCTTCTATTTTGAGTAGTTTGTTGTTCTTCATTCAGAGGTCTATTCCATATTAATGGATCTAGTTTTCCTTCTTTGCTTAATTTAACT from Sulfolobus sp. S-194 encodes the following:
- a CDS encoding orotidine 5'-phosphate decarboxylase / HUMPS family protein, whose protein sequence is MMELLEKLLKSKNLQVALDFIDLKNAEEIAKQSIEAGADILEVGTPLVKSYGIQGIRRIREIAKERIVLADTKTADAGDVEAEIVHLGEGNIMTVLGIMDDATIESAVKKAHEYGILVQADLINVKDILKRAEEIKQLGVDIIGLHVGLDVQKKRGITIRDLKNEIRKVSELGVIVSVAGGLNKNNIVDLIDLPINIYVVGGAITRAKNPLEEAKQIVKIIKG
- a CDS encoding methionine adenosyltransferase, translated to MRNINVQLSHWVDIDSLEVELVERKGTGHPDYIADSASEEASRKLSLYYLKRYGTILHHNLDKTLVVGGQASPRFKGGEVLQPIYIIVAGRATTEVKTESGIESIPVGTIIIESVKEWIKEHFRYLDPEKHVIVDYKIGKGSSDLVGIFEVAKKSVPLSNDTSFGVGFAPYSKLENLVYQTERYLNSKEMKAKIPEIGEDIKVMGLRKGKTIELTIAMAVISQLVSDLNHYIAIKEEAKQAILNLASKLVPNYDVKVNINTGDKIDKGIVYLTVTGTSAEHGDDGMTGRGNRATGLITPMRPMSLEATAGKNPVNHVGKIYNIVANLIAQKVSTEVKGVKNVQVEVLGQIGRPIDDPLIANVQVTTESGSLTAEMKREIEGISDEILGSITKISDLILENKVMLF
- a CDS encoding RIO1 family regulatory kinase/ATPase, with the translated sequence MAVLTLAERASLVGSLDYKVLRTIYELNSSYEYVPYSIIINKLGLLERELKEVLLKLYNLKLVSKERVLKEIGYRITFTGLDTLAIKKLYASKVLNKLGIIIGEGKESNVYFGYDFSDETIIVKFHRVGRTSYKNIRKIRGIKYKEDWIKLTIENAEREFSALSCLINNYANVPKPLGQAYNAVVMEYIQGNELYRTNLNNPEEVLEEIISNVRIAYQYCGKLVHGDLSEYNILIREDGKPYIIDWPQWKKDDEDLLFRDLTNILYYFNKKYEIYKDIDQVINYIKGE
- the rqcH gene encoding ribosome rescue protein RqcH; protein product: MSYLDLLAWITENKNEIISCRVDNVYKISGTQAYFLKLHCKNGDKNLVIEPGKRIHFTKYDRQKEISSEVSLIRAHIKDKIINNIELLGKERILKLTFMDRLMYIELLPRGLLVITDLENRILFATEYKEFKDRVIKPNVIYAPPPPPPPLTDEEIDKLLKKGNLSRILGVPQEIIEALEISVLNKQELDNAILKIKKLEEDIEKGNFNKCLIPNLTVLPLKFDSCIEKDNYNDALDEFFTNEEKTIIKSETDKKLEEEKKKLVKTIEEIENEIETYKKEEYKYRNIANILIANYQNIENEINKNLGKNIIKIKLNEYEIELDPKLSVYKNASKYFDIAKEYAEKIKKAEETLNNLKQKLKELDKQIEERTEEIRISLRKREWYEKYRWSFTRNGYLVIAGRDIDQNESLVRKLLEPKDIFLHADIQGAPATIIKTQGNNVTEDDIRDAAVIAACYSKAWKVGMGAIDVFWVNGDQVSKSPPSGEYLKKGSFMIYGKKNFINNVKMQLFLGLTEDFKVIVGSEEVVKKYSGFNIFILLEPGDEDPSKLSAKIIKILQEKLKLKGLRTLQDDIIRSLPGKSKIVAIKNKT
- a CDS encoding CTP synthase, whose product is MTKYIIITGGVLSSVGKGTLAASIGLLLKNRGYKVTMVKVDPYINVDAGTMNPYMHGEVFVTEDGAETDLDLGHYERFVGINMYSYNNITAGKVYFEVIKNERQGKYLGQTVQIIPHVTDQIKSMIRYASNMANADITIVEIGGTVGDIEGLPFLEAVRQLKLEEEEGNVVFVHVALVEFLKVTEEIKTKPLQHSVQELRRIGIQPDIIVARSVVPLDEETKKKIALFTNVKPEYIFSNYDVNMTYEVPLILEKQGLASKILNKLNLPDNQPNLSEWIQFIDNLKTADKEVKIALVGKYTKLKDSYISIKEAIYHAAAKLHIKPVLVWIESTDIENSKEAIDKLRSVDGIIVLPGFGSRGVEGKILAIKYARENNVPFLGICYGMQLAVVEFARNVLGLEKAHTTEVDPNTPHPVITLLDEQKKVVQIGGTMRLGSQKVIIKEGTLAYRIYGNTEVYERHRHRYEVNPEYADLLQKGGLVISGVSENDLVEMIELKNHKFFLGLQGHPEYKSRPLAPSPVFIGFLRAAAGV
- a CDS encoding winged helix-turn-helix domain-containing protein is translated as MELTISDPEDILKISRALSVISRINILKLVAENEMSITELSEVLHMTKANISMHINELENSGLIEITYKNGIKGIKKIIKAKYDKIIINLNSGSSSKETYKDG
- a CDS encoding U6 snRNA-associated Sm-like protein LSm6, encoding MQAKIENPLKSLKTATNKIVLVKLKDGSEYVGRLEQSDGTMNLVLRDCIETREGTAEPVAKYGRVLIRGSNILFISVDYEALMGK
- a CDS encoding DUF460 domain-containing protein, giving the protein MRVLGVDIEPGKSPNSSQPPSYAVVIINEKGEIEEKYENIGIGKLIRIIWEKRPEAIATDNIYELASNEKQLIKLFSLLPDNLQIIQTTYINGQFKDIREVARENGIDIQGKTNPLKTAYLAALLALKGLGTPIKAIENKTKIIVSRGRALGPGGMSSNRYKRHIRGLVLRVMKEIKEKLDKNGFDYDYTIKRTKAGIEKAVFIVYAPRQSLNGIIKKMKGHDLVVDIKPIFKSKIEFVDKEKFSRKPVIVGIDPGIEVGISIIDLYANPVYLDSKRNIDREEIINIIRQNGKPVLIATDVNPVPDTVRKIAAQLRCKIYEPERPLYIDEKMELVSKFSEIHKIKIDDPHIRDSLSAALKAYYDFSHKLRQIEGFLGRLDLDIEEDKIIECVINGNTINECIEKEIEKEVTVTTRIEQPKATENKQTTNFPHSHNNELLEYKKENERLKRYIKQLLQYKEYLEHRIDEIKASINIEVEKDRRVYELHTIISTYLKQIESFKVQIENKEKEISKLKEIIRGLIYGDKVALHKSQLPPYFKIEKNKIIFIDQEISIEVLDLIIDDYVILEKTLLRDLELLNKERLMNIDTNIDLKRIIDEYRKQRFRTT